From the genome of Acropora palmata chromosome 4, jaAcrPala1.3, whole genome shotgun sequence, one region includes:
- the LOC141878479 gene encoding ran GTPase-activating protein 1-like, which yields MADTEKDVQGVAELLAKTTVDQVNIVSFKGKNLKLDSSDDAVEVVDAIKASKDIQALCLEGNTIGVEAAKAIGEALSTRQEFEIASWSDIFTGRLRSEIPLALGHLSDGIIAANAKLTELDLSDNAFGPDGVEACVRLLTSCACYSLTTLKLNNNGLGVGGGKILSKALIDCHKSSSEAGNPLQLKVFISGRNRLENPGAKSLAEAFQIIGTLEELQMPQNGILHEGIAALAEAFKSNPNLRILNLNDNTFTAKGAKAMAEVLPSLKSLEVIDFGDCLVKTEGAKELAKSLRSGVNNLQELNLSHGEINKEGALAIVEALESKDCLKKLELNGNAIGDDGIEEVRGWLESNGCLHTLGSMSDDEGESGEDEEKNDEGEEDELGGESNESDEGEDVAEFVEDFKVTGVGLKPQSPLLGTDEEVESELMKVANTEAVRDFLKAPTLDKLKKIPTKHRSFLIAEGLKEFLEDAEKIARFFVSICITLQHDEESLLDCSDAILKTAFESSECKEMGLVSFLLIHMGLLKGEDKIESVRDISGPLTALEYAAKQPYFPRHLKTFFIAFMTKPNSLLESCSEKRHKFLQTLHRM from the exons ATGGCAGACACGGAAAAAGATGTTCAAGGTGTTGCAGAATTGTTGGCAAAAACGACAGTCGACCAGGTCAACATTGTTAGttttaagggaaaaaactTAAAGTTGGATTCGAGCGATgacg cTGTGGAGGTTGTCGATGCAATTAAGGCTAGCAAAGACATCCAAGCGTTGTGCTTGGAAGGTAACACAATTGGAGTGGAAGCTGCCAAAGCGATTGGAGAAGCACTATCAACAAGGCAAGAATTTGAG ataGCGTCATGGAGTGACATTTTTACTGGGAGGCTAAGATCAGAAATTCCATTAGCATTG GGACATTTGAGTGATGGAATCATAGCAGCTAATGCTAAGCTGACAGAGCTTGATCTTAGTGACAATGCTTTTGGTCCTGATGGAGTCGAGGCTTGTGTAAGACTTCTCACCAGCTGTGCCTGTTACTCGTTAACAACTCTGAAGCTCAATAACAATGGACTTGGTGTTGGTGGTGGAAAG ATTCTTTCAAAAGCTCTGATTGATTGTCACAAATCTAGCTCAGAGGCAGGAAATCCTTTACAGCTGAAAGTGTTTATATCTGGAAGAAACAGACTGGAAAATCCTGGAGCCAAATCATTGGCAGAAGCATTCCAG ATCATTGGTACATTAGAAGAACTCCAGATGCCACAAAATGGAATCCTGCATGAAGGAATAGCTGCACTGGCTGAGGCATTCAAGTCAAATCCTAATCTAAGG ATTTTGAATTTAAACGATAACACATTCACTGCTAAAGGGGCAAAAGCAATGGCTGAG GTGTTACCGAGCTTAAAGAGCCTTGAAGTCATCGATTTTGGTGACTGTCTGGTAAAGACAGAGGGAGCGAAGGAATTGGCCAAAAGTCTACGGAGTGGGGTCAACAATTTGCAAGAACTGAACTTGTCACATGGTGAGATCAACAAGGAAGGTGCTTTAGCCATTGTCGAGGCTCTGGAGAGTAAAGATTGTTTGAAGAAACTTGAATTAAATG GAAATGCTATTGGAGATGATGGAATCGAAGAAGTTAGAGGCTGGTTGGAATCAAATGGATGTCTTCATACATTGGGTTCAATGAGTGATGACGAAGGTGAAAGTGGTGAGGACGAGGAGAAGAACGACGAAGGCGAAGAAGATGAGCTTGGTGGTGAGAGCAATGAAAGCGATGAAGGAGAAGATGTTGCGGAGTTTGTTGAGGACTTTAAAGTGACTGGTGTCGGTCTTAAGCCACAGTCGCCATTGCTAGGAACAGATGAAGAGGTGGAGAGTGAGCTAATGAAG GTTGCAAATACCGAAGCTGTGAGGGACTTTCTAAAAGCTCCAACATTAGACAAGCTCAAGAAGATCCCAACAAAGCATAGGTCATTTCTGATTGCGGAAGGTTTGAAG GAGTTTTTGGAGGACGCTGAAAAAATTGCCAGGTTTTTTGTATCG ATTTGTATCACACTTCAGCATGACGAGGAGTCACTTTTGGACTGTTCAG ATGCCATTTTGAAGACAGCCTTTGAGTCTTCGGAGTGCAAGGAAATGGGACTTGTGTCTTTTCTCTTGATTCACATGGGGCTTCTGAAG GGTGAAGATAAGATAGAGTCTGTCAGAGACATCTCTGGTCCTCTGACGGCCCTTGAGTATGCAGCTAAGCAGCCTTATTTTCCAAGACATCTGAAAACGTTCTTCATCGCTTTCATGACGAA ACCCAACAGTCTTCTAGAGTCTTGTTCGGAGAAGCGACATAAATTTCTTCAGACGCTTCATCGGATGTAG
- the LOC141878482 gene encoding uncharacterized protein LOC141878482, with protein sequence MANLTFAFICLFMVISARAERNCTGDPGEINPTTPPIDFKSLDGLFQLLQTPTFLYGAAFGACCILIVVFVLLLVYCCVKRLAERKEDLEEAFISDESGTKKKEKLVSIKCETTEVVALPNSYTDNTEDILREIEEAEYLVPLEDQNEGQENLYDNATEQRPLDGNPTSPSCVENGEEVVVDVDEDNDEREYSTPFDRGTGKQPIDPTKYRYEGLSRVYENCSEDRSYMNLNLQENEKETDEQRSASKDDCPPSPGYINVRGS encoded by the coding sequence ATCCAGGAGAAATCAATCCGACGACTCCTCCAATAGACTTCAAGTCGTTAGATGGCCTCTTCCAGCTTCTTCAAACCCCGACTTTCCTTTATGGTGCTGCTTTCGGCGCCTGTTGCATTTTAATCGTCGTCTTCGTTCTTTTACTTGTTTACTGCTGCGTTAAAAGATTAGCCGAGAGGAAAGAAGACTTGGAGGAAGCTTTCATATCTGACGAAAGTGgaacgaaaaagaaagagaagttgGTTTCGATCAAATGTGAAACCACAGAAGTCGTAGCGCTACCAAATTCTTATACGGATAACACCGAAGATATTCTGAGAGAAATCGAAGAAGCGGAATATCTTGTACCACTTGAAGACCAGAACGAAGGACAAGAGAATCTCTATGACAACGCCACGGAACAAAGACCATTGGATGGTAACCCTACTTCGCCTTCATGCGTCGAAAACGGCGAAGAAGTTGTGGTCGATGTTGACGAAGACAATGATGAAAGAGAATATTCAACACCATTTGATAGAGGAACGGGCAAACAACCAATCGATCCAACAAAATATCGCTACGAGGGGCTGTCCCGAGTTTACGAAAACTGCTCAGAAGACAGATCCTATATGAACCTCAACCTacaagaaaacgaaaaggAAACAGATGAGCAGAGAAGCGCGTCAAAGGACGACTGTCCCCCTTCTCCTGGTTACATTAATGTCCGAGGCTCTTAG